The Methanobrevibacter ruminantium genome has a window encoding:
- a CDS encoding type II secretion system F family protein — translation MLKAGIFTLASQILAIILMVYIAFIILFSLVSIVLSFNLIFALSLAVFIPTIAFILILFLKIEKRASEIENSIPDFLRQLSSMLKVGLSLENALVDMSDHRKGPLYDELRRVVVEIRMGKSLDESFSNMAMRLNSKDLERSFKIILNAHKSGGSLSEIILDVSDDLRAMLILKRERKASVMMSIMFLIIASTIAAPFALGMVGVYSSFMIELGKGGSICEVAPLAAEIYLLIHSILAGFLIALIMYGDLKKGLRYSIPITCSAFAVFYIINNFGAGFFGLV, via the coding sequence TTGCTTAAGGCAGGAATATTTACATTGGCATCCCAAATATTGGCAATTATTCTAATGGTTTATATTGCATTCATCATTCTATTTTCACTAGTTTCAATAGTGTTGTCATTTAATTTGATATTTGCTTTATCTTTAGCTGTTTTCATTCCAACAATTGCATTCATTTTGATCTTGTTTTTGAAAATAGAAAAAAGGGCAAGTGAGATAGAAAACTCAATTCCAGACTTCTTAAGGCAATTGTCATCTATGCTAAAGGTTGGATTAAGTTTGGAAAATGCTTTGGTGGACATGTCTGACCATAGAAAAGGGCCATTGTATGATGAATTAAGAAGAGTTGTTGTTGAGATAAGGATGGGAAAATCTCTTGATGAATCATTTAGCAATATGGCAATGAGACTCAACTCAAAGGACCTTGAGAGAAGCTTTAAAATCATATTGAATGCCCATAAAAGCGGAGGATCCTTGTCTGAGATCATTCTTGATGTAAGTGATGACTTAAGGGCTATGCTGATATTGAAGAGGGAGAGAAAGGCAAGCGTTATGATGTCAATAATGTTTCTAATAATCGCTTCAACAATAGCCGCTCCCTTTGCCCTTGGGATGGTTGGAGTCTATTCATCCTTCATGATTGAACTTGGAAAAGGTGGATCAATTTGCGAAGTCGCACCGCTTGCTGCAGAGATTTATCTCCTCATTCATTCAATTTTGGCAGGCTTTCTAATAGCTTTGATAATGTATGGGGACTTGAAGAAAGGGCTTAGGTATTCAATTCCAATCACATGTTCTGCCTTTGCGGTATTCTATATAATCAACAACTTTGGAGCAGGATTCTTTGGATTAGTGTAA